Proteins encoded by one window of Flagellimonas lutaonensis:
- a CDS encoding DUF2911 domain-containing protein yields the protein MKRLVLFAFVGLLSMTLSAQLIQTPQPSPSAKMEQTVGLTNVTVEYSRPSMKGRTIFGNLVPYDKLWRTGANKNTTVTFSDNVTIDGKELKAGSYAIFTKPGEAVWEVIFYSDTNNWGTPQKWDDSKVALMTKAQVQEMPMPIETFTITVNDLHNNGATLGMLWENVYVGVPFTVPTQEKTVKSIETVMSGPSANDYYAAASYYYDEGKDLEKAKEWIDKAVAMDKEGRAFWVMRKQSLIYAKLGDKQGAIEAAKRSLASAEAAKNADYVKLNKDSLKEWGAL from the coding sequence ATGAAGAGATTAGTCTTGTTTGCATTTGTGGGGCTGTTGTCGATGACGCTTTCCGCCCAACTTATTCAGACACCACAACCGAGTCCGTCTGCAAAAATGGAGCAGACCGTGGGCTTGACAAACGTGACCGTTGAGTACTCACGACCTTCAATGAAGGGTAGAACCATTTTCGGTAACCTTGTACCGTATGACAAATTATGGAGAACAGGCGCCAACAAGAACACCACTGTTACGTTCAGTGACAATGTTACCATTGACGGCAAAGAACTGAAAGCCGGCTCGTATGCCATTTTCACCAAGCCGGGCGAGGCCGTTTGGGAGGTCATTTTTTATTCGGATACCAACAACTGGGGCACACCACAAAAATGGGATGACTCAAAAGTGGCCCTGATGACGAAGGCCCAGGTACAAGAAATGCCCATGCCCATTGAAACATTTACCATTACAGTCAATGACCTCCATAACAATGGGGCCACCTTGGGCATGCTTTGGGAAAATGTCTATGTAGGGGTGCCCTTCACGGTACCAACCCAAGAAAAGACTGTAAAAAGCATAGAGACTGTCATGTCTGGCCCATCGGCAAATGATTATTATGCGGCCGCTTCATATTACTATGATGAAGGAAAAGACCTTGAAAAAGCCAAAGAGTGGATCGATAAGGCTGTTGCCATGGATAAAGAAGGAAGAGCCTTTTGGGTCATGAGAAAGCAATCATTGATCTATGCCAAGTTGGGAGACAAGCAGGGTGCCATTGAGGCCGCCAAAAGGTCTCTGGCCTCTGCCGAAGCGGCCAAAAATGCCGACTATGTAAAATTGAACAAAGATTCATTGAAAGAGTGGGGCGCTTTATAG